From Spartinivicinus ruber, the proteins below share one genomic window:
- a CDS encoding IS630 family transposase, producing MARIASIPDELYDYDFDALLNREPHPRTRLRLLAMAHLQAGWSQTEIARALRKSNNTIQDWLNRFRRDGLEGLYEQPGRGKKPFLCPSQYNEFKAAVITLQNHRQGGRVQGKDIQQLLLEQFNIDYSLSSIYEVLHKAGLSWITSRSKHPNHRPDKQQAFKKTLKKRP from the coding sequence ATGGCAAGGATTGCTTCTATTCCAGATGAATTGTATGACTACGACTTTGATGCCTTACTGAACAGAGAACCACATCCAAGAACACGGCTTCGCTTATTAGCGATGGCTCATTTACAAGCAGGTTGGTCTCAAACTGAAATAGCACGAGCATTAAGGAAATCAAACAATACCATTCAGGACTGGCTCAACCGTTTTAGACGAGATGGCCTTGAAGGACTTTATGAACAACCCGGTAGAGGAAAAAAACCGTTTCTTTGTCCTTCACAATATAATGAATTTAAAGCAGCGGTTATTACCTTACAAAACCATCGTCAAGGCGGTAGAGTTCAGGGTAAAGACATACAACAGTTGCTGCTGGAACAATTTAATATAGACTACAGCTTAAGTAGTATTTATGAAGTATTGCATAAAGCAGGACTTTCTTGGATTACATCAAGATCTAAACATCCTAATCATCGCCCAGATAAACAGCAAGCATTTAAAAAAACTTTGAAAAAGAGGCCTTAA
- a CDS encoding IS630 family transposase, with the protein MWFQDEARVGQQNTCTRIWAEKGTRPRVVKQQQFESAYLFGAVCPAKDRGVALVLPIANTEAMRLHLTEISKAISKGRHGLVIVDQAAWHTTHRLEIPANITLLNLPPVSPELNPVERIWEKLREDSLANRCFKNFNDIVESCCEAWNVFVNKKNNIKSLCSRCWAVLTS; encoded by the coding sequence ATTTGGTTTCAAGATGAAGCCAGAGTGGGTCAGCAAAATACCTGTACGCGTATTTGGGCAGAGAAAGGTACGCGTCCACGAGTGGTAAAGCAACAACAGTTTGAGTCAGCTTATCTCTTTGGCGCTGTGTGTCCTGCTAAAGATAGAGGAGTGGCTCTTGTATTACCTATTGCTAACACAGAAGCAATGAGGTTGCACTTAACAGAAATTTCAAAAGCCATTTCTAAGGGAAGACACGGACTGGTTATCGTTGATCAAGCGGCATGGCATACGACTCATCGCCTAGAAATACCTGCGAATATCACGCTATTAAATTTACCACCCGTTTCCCCAGAGCTTAACCCGGTAGAGCGGATATGGGAAAAACTGAGAGAAGATTCACTGGCAAATCGTTGTTTTAAAAATTTCAATGATATTGTTGAGTCTTGTTGTGAGGCATGGAATGTATTTGTGAATAAGAAAAATAACATTAAAAGCTTGTGCTCCAGATGTTGGGCTGTTTTAACAAGCTAA